Below is a genomic region from Acidobacteriota bacterium.
AGGGGTTTCCCGAGCTGCACGTGCTCGATTCCACCGACCCGGCGCAGGTGATGGCCTTCGAGAAAAAGATTGACCTCGCAAAGACGATCTTCATCGTCTCGTCCAAGTCGGGGGGCACGCTCGAGCCGAACATCTTCAAGCAGTACTTCTTCGAGCGGGTGAAGCAGGCCGTCGGCGAGAAGGAGGCCGGCAACCGCTTCATCGCGATCACCGACCCCGGCTCCAACATGCAGAAGGTCGCCGAGGGGGATCGCTTCCGGCACGTCTTCTTCGGCCTCAAGTCGATCGGCGGCCGCTACTCGGCGCTGTCGGATTTCGGGATGGTCCCCGCCGCGATCATGGGGGTCGACCCGGCGAAGTTCCTCGACCGCGCCGAGGAGATGGTCCATTCGTGCCGATCGTGCGTCCCGCCGATCGAGAACCCGGGCGTCGTCCTCGGCACGATCATGGGCGTCTGCGCCCTCAAGGGGCGCGACAAGATCACCATCGTCACCTCCCCCGGCATCTCGGACCTCGGCGCGTGGATGGAGCAGCTCATCGCCGAATCGACCGGAAAGGTCGGCAAGGGGATCATCCCCGTGGACGGCGAGTCGGTGGGCCCGCCGTCCGCGTACGGGAACGACCGCCTCTTCGCCTACGTGCGCCTCGAGTCGGGGCCCGACGCCACGCAGGACATGGCGATCAAAGCGCTCGAGGCGGCCGGACAGCCCGTCGTGCGCATCCAGGTGGCGGCGCCGTACGACCTCGGGCAGGAGTTCTTCCGGTGGGAGATCGCGACGGCGGTCGCCGGCTCGATCCTCGGCATCAATGCTTTCAATCAACCGGACGTGGAAGCCAGCAAGATCGCCACGAAGAACCTCACCTCGGCCTACGAGAAGGCGGGCTCGCTTCCCCCGGAGAAGCCCATCTTCGAGGGGGACGGCGTGAAGCTCTTCACCGACGGGAAGAACGCCGACGCCCTCACCCGGGCGGTGGGCGCCGACCGATCGCTCGTCGCGTATCTGAAAGCGCACCTCGGCCGGCTGGCGGCAGGCGACTACCTGTGCGTCTCGGCGTACGTCGAGATGAACGAGGCGCACCAGGCCACGCTCCAGGCGATGCGCCACGCCGTGCGCGACCGGAGGAGGAACGCCACGTGCCTCGGCTTCGGGCCGCGCTTCCTCCACTCGACGGGCCAGGCGTACAAGGGGGGGCCGAACAGCGGCGTCTTCCTCCAGATCACGTGCGACGACGCGAACGATCTCCCGGTTCCCGGACAGAAGTACACTTTCGGCGTCGTGAAGGCGGCCCAGGCGCGCGGCGACTTCGAGGTCCTCGCGGAGCGGGGGCGTCGCGCCCTGCGCGTGCACCTCGGCAGCCACGTCACCGCGGAGCTTGGTAAGCTCCGGCGGGCGGTCGAGCAGGCGCTCGCGTAGCGAACGGACTCACTCAACGGAAAGGAGTCACACGATGCAGCTCGGCATGATCGGCCTGGGCCGGATGGGCGCCAACATGGTGCGCCGCCTGATGCGCGGCGGCCACAAGTGCGTCGTCTTCGATCTGAACCCCGCCAACGTGAAGGCGCTCGAGAAGGAAGGGGCCACCGGGGCGTCGTCGATGGACGACTTCGTCAAGAAGCTCACGAAGCCGCGGGCCGCCTGGGTGATGGTCCCGTGCGGCGAGCCGACGGAGAAGACCGTCATCGCGCTCGCCGCGCTGATGGAGTCGGGGGACGCGATCATCGACGGCGGCAACTCGTACTTCAAGGACGACGTCCGGAGGTCGAAGGGCCTCCAGCCGAAGGGGATCCAGTACATCGACGTCGGCACGAGCGGCGGCGTCTGGGGGCTCGAGCGCGGCTACTGCATGATGCTCGGCGGCCCGAAGGGTGCCGTCGAGCGGCTCGACCCCATCTTCAAGACGCTCGCCCCCGGCCGCGGCGACGTCGCCCGCACGCCGGGGCGCGAGAAGGCGACCGGCACCGCCGAGGACGGCTACCTCTACTGCGGTCCGTCCGGGGCGGGACACTTCGTGAAGATGGTCCACAACGGGATCGAGTACGGCCTCATGCAGGCGTACGCGGAAGGGTTCGACATCTTTCGGAACGCGACGTCGAAGGAGCTTCCGGAGGATCAGCGCTACGACCTGAACCTCGCCGACATCGCGGAGCTGTGGCGCCGCGGCAGCGTCGTCGGCTCGTGGCTGCTGGACCTGACGGCGATGGCCCTCGTCGAGAACCCGTCCCTCTCGAATTACACCGGCTTCGTCCAGGACTCCGGCGAAGGGCGCTGGACGATCCAGGCCGCGCTCGACGAGGCGGTCCCGGCCGACGTCCTCACCGCCTCCCTCTTCACGCGCTTCCGCTCGCGGCAGGAGCACACCTTCGCCGAGAAGGTCCTCTCCGCGATGCGCCAGAAGTTCGGCGGCCACATCGAACGCCCGACGGGGAACTGAAGAGCATGGCGACAGAGACGAAACCCGGCGACCCCTGCGTCATCGTCGTCTTCGGCGCGGCCGGCGACCTGACGAAGCGCAAGCTCCTCCCCGCCCTCTACAACCTTCGCGGCCACGGCCTCCTCCCGAAGGATTTCGCCGTCGTCGGCGTCGCGCGGAAGGACTTCTCCACCGACGCCTTCCGCGCCGAGCAGTCCGAGGACATCCGGAAGTTCGCGACGACACCGGTTGACGACGCCGTCTGGGCCGACTTCAACCAGCGCCTGTACTACGTCTCCGGAGAGTTCGGGAACCCCGAGACGTACAGGAAGCTCGGGACCCTCCTCGCCGAGATCCAGACGAAGCACGCGACGAAGGGGAACGTCCTCTTCTACCTCTCGACGCCGCCGAGCTTCTTCGAAGAGATCGTCAAGCAGCTCGGCGGAGCCTCCCTCGTCACCGAGGAAGGGGGCGCGTGGCGCCGCGTCATCATCGAGAAGCCCTTCGGCCACGATCTCGACTCGGCCGTCGCGCTGAACAAGTCGATCCGCGCCGTCCTCGCCGAGACGCAGATCTACCGGATCGATCACTACCTCGGCAAGGAGACGGTCCAGAACATATTGGTCCTCCGCTTCGCGAACGGAATCCTCGAGCCGGTCTGGAACCGCCGCTACATCGACCACGTGCAGATCCTCGTGGCCGAGTCGATCGGCGTCGAGGGGCGCGGCAACTACTACGACCAGTCGGGCGTCCTTCGCGACATGATCCAGAACCACATGTTCCAGCTCCTCTCCCTCGTCGCGATGGAGCCCCCCATCAGCTTCCAGGCCACCGACGTCAGGAACGAAAAGGTGAAGGTCCTCAACGCCATCCACCCGATGACCCCGGAGGAGGTCCTGACCAACTCGGTTCGCGGGCAGTACGGCCCGGGGCCCGCCGAAGACCCGGGCTACCGCCGCGAGAAGAACGTCTCCCCCACGTCGAACACCGAGACGTACGCCGCGCTGAAGCTCTTCGTCGAGAACTGGCGCTGGGCCGACGTCCCCTTCTATTTGCGCTCCGGCAAGAAGCTCGCGAAGCGCTCGACCGAGATCGTCATCCAGTTCCGCCGCGCTCCCCTGCTCCTCTTCCGCCACACCATCGTCGACGCGATCGAGCCGAACCGCCTCGTCCTCCACATCCAGCCGAACGAGGGGATCACGATGGAGATCGAGGCGAAGATCCCGGGGCCGACGGTTCAGATGAAATCGGTCAAACTCGACTTCTCCTACAAAGATTTCGGCGAGGCCGCCCCTTCGACCGGCTACGAGACTCTTCTCTACGACTGCATGGTCGGCGACACGGCCCTCTTCCACCGCGCCGACATGGTGGAAGCTGCATGGTCGATCGCGAACCCGATCCTCGACGTCTGGAAGTCTCTTCCGGCGCGCGACTTCCCGAACTACGCCGGCGCCTCGTGGGGGCCGGCGAGCGCCGATCAGCTCATGCAGAAGGACGGCCGGAGGTGGATCAACCCATGACTCTCTCAGAGTTCGTGAAGGACCTCGAGGTCCGTTCGATTCTCATGCAGCTCGCTGCGGCGGGGAAGACATTCGCCTCGACGCTGTCGCGGGCCGCTCTCGACGGGATGCTCGGCGTCACGGGGGCCGAGAACGTCCAGGGGGAGGCGACGAAGAAGCTCGATCTCTTCGGGAACGAGACGGTGGTCGCGGCGTTCGGGTCTTCGGGGCCGGTGGCGGCGATGGTGTCGGAGGAAGAGGAGCTGGCGCATCATCTTTGTGATGGTCCGGCTGGTCGCTTCGTCGTGTCGATCGATCCTCTCGATGGGTCGTCGAATAGCGACATCAACGGAGCCGTCGGCACGATCTTCGGGATTCAGCGCCGCAAGACTTCGTCGGGGAAGGCTTCGGCTGAAGACATGCTGCGGCGCGGGTCGGAGCAGGTCGCGGCGGGGTACATCATGTACGGGCCTTCGACGATCTTCGTCTTCACGACCGGCCAAGGGACGAACGGGTTCACTCTGGACACGTCTCGTGGGGAGTTCGTCCTGTCGCACCCGAAGATGAAGTGCCCTCGGCGGGGGAAGTACTACAGCGCCAATCTCGGAAACGCGCCGCAGTGGGATCCTCGTCTTCGGGCGTACCTCGAGTACATGACGGCCTCCGACAAGGCTTCGGGGCGGCCGTACTCGCTGCGGTACGTCGGGGCTCTCGTCGCCGACGTGCATCGGTCGCTGGTGGAGGGTGGCATCTACTTCTACCCGGCGGACTCGAAGCACACGACCGGGAAGCTGCGGCTGCTGTACGAGTGCGCGCCGCTCGCGTTCGTGGTGGAGCAGGCGGGGGGAGCGGCTTCGACGGGCACAGGTCGAATCCTCGACGTCCAGGCGACGTCGATCCACCAGCGGGTGCCGATCGCGATCGGGAGCATGGATGATGTGGGGGTGTGGGACAGGTTCGTGAGGGACGGGAAGGCGTAGGAGCGAGCGGCACGCCAGACGGCTGGACGGTGCCGCGATTAACGGCCAAGAGCACTGATGCGAATAAGGCCGCACCGGCGCGGGACCAGTTCGGCTGGACCTCCTGAACTGCGGGCCTTCATGAAGCGCGATCGAGCCTTTCTCCTCGCCCCGGGCCCTGTGTTCTTAGGGATCCTATCGATGGGGACTTCTCGGGATGTGAGGGAGGCAACGAGGCTTACCAGAACGAGATGGCAGACTATCCCTGCCCCAAGCGGTAAGGATTGACTATTCCTTATGGCCAAGAAAGGAAAGAAAGCAGGTAAGCGCAGTAAAGAGAAAAAGCACCAAGGACAGCCTGACAAACGCCCGACCAAAGGGCGTGCCGCCCCAACAAAGACGAAACCTTGGAACTGGAAGCCAATAGGCGCACTAGTAGGAATAGCATCGCTAGCGATAGGACTAGTGGCGCTAATAGCCCTGCGACCTCGAATAGAGATGTCACTACTTGATAACCTAGACCCTTCACAG
It encodes:
- a CDS encoding bifunctional transaldolase/phosoglucose isomerase — protein: AIVEDVMKEGFTTALLRGLGGSSLCPEVMKLTFGKQKGFPELHVLDSTDPAQVMAFEKKIDLAKTIFIVSSKSGGTLEPNIFKQYFFERVKQAVGEKEAGNRFIAITDPGSNMQKVAEGDRFRHVFFGLKSIGGRYSALSDFGMVPAAIMGVDPAKFLDRAEEMVHSCRSCVPPIENPGVVLGTIMGVCALKGRDKITIVTSPGISDLGAWMEQLIAESTGKVGKGIIPVDGESVGPPSAYGNDRLFAYVRLESGPDATQDMAIKALEAAGQPVVRIQVAAPYDLGQEFFRWEIATAVAGSILGINAFNQPDVEASKIATKNLTSAYEKAGSLPPEKPIFEGDGVKLFTDGKNADALTRAVGADRSLVAYLKAHLGRLAAGDYLCVSAYVEMNEAHQATLQAMRHAVRDRRRNATCLGFGPRFLHSTGQAYKGGPNSGVFLQITCDDANDLPVPGQKYTFGVVKAAQARGDFEVLAERGRRALRVHLGSHVTAELGKLRRAVEQALA
- the gnd gene encoding decarboxylating 6-phosphogluconate dehydrogenase → MQLGMIGLGRMGANMVRRLMRGGHKCVVFDLNPANVKALEKEGATGASSMDDFVKKLTKPRAAWVMVPCGEPTEKTVIALAALMESGDAIIDGGNSYFKDDVRRSKGLQPKGIQYIDVGTSGGVWGLERGYCMMLGGPKGAVERLDPIFKTLAPGRGDVARTPGREKATGTAEDGYLYCGPSGAGHFVKMVHNGIEYGLMQAYAEGFDIFRNATSKELPEDQRYDLNLADIAELWRRGSVVGSWLLDLTAMALVENPSLSNYTGFVQDSGEGRWTIQAALDEAVPADVLTASLFTRFRSRQEHTFAEKVLSAMRQKFGGHIERPTGN
- a CDS encoding glucose-6-phosphate dehydrogenase — translated: MATETKPGDPCVIVVFGAAGDLTKRKLLPALYNLRGHGLLPKDFAVVGVARKDFSTDAFRAEQSEDIRKFATTPVDDAVWADFNQRLYYVSGEFGNPETYRKLGTLLAEIQTKHATKGNVLFYLSTPPSFFEEIVKQLGGASLVTEEGGAWRRVIIEKPFGHDLDSAVALNKSIRAVLAETQIYRIDHYLGKETVQNILVLRFANGILEPVWNRRYIDHVQILVAESIGVEGRGNYYDQSGVLRDMIQNHMFQLLSLVAMEPPISFQATDVRNEKVKVLNAIHPMTPEEVLTNSVRGQYGPGPAEDPGYRREKNVSPTSNTETYAALKLFVENWRWADVPFYLRSGKKLAKRSTEIVIQFRRAPLLLFRHTIVDAIEPNRLVLHIQPNEGITMEIEAKIPGPTVQMKSVKLDFSYKDFGEAAPSTGYETLLYDCMVGDTALFHRADMVEAAWSIANPILDVWKSLPARDFPNYAGASWGPASADQLMQKDGRRWINP
- the fbp gene encoding class 1 fructose-bisphosphatase → MTLSEFVKDLEVRSILMQLAAAGKTFASTLSRAALDGMLGVTGAENVQGEATKKLDLFGNETVVAAFGSSGPVAAMVSEEEELAHHLCDGPAGRFVVSIDPLDGSSNSDINGAVGTIFGIQRRKTSSGKASAEDMLRRGSEQVAAGYIMYGPSTIFVFTTGQGTNGFTLDTSRGEFVLSHPKMKCPRRGKYYSANLGNAPQWDPRLRAYLEYMTASDKASGRPYSLRYVGALVADVHRSLVEGGIYFYPADSKHTTGKLRLLYECAPLAFVVEQAGGAASTGTGRILDVQATSIHQRVPIAIGSMDDVGVWDRFVRDGKA